From one Bos indicus x Bos taurus breed Angus x Brahman F1 hybrid chromosome 7, Bos_hybrid_MaternalHap_v2.0, whole genome shotgun sequence genomic stretch:
- the CCNI2 gene encoding cyclin-I2, with translation MGWKFGRKSRRNGPSLSAPPAAVERLSLRGNPEKFLGGVPARCAPVPRASFVDQIRAGGNARSATCRPRSRRSSGAVARTIYAAPCPQRPQAHAENLGRLPGPAPAARLPDAGPGPRGASVAGWPTPGTGTLAGPTRNHGHPPPSRAHRTRPGSTCTRDQQAEICEAFREVVLWLLRVENIFDFSQTTFNLALSIFSRLIVSVKIKKHLLHCVTITSLRLATKVNEEEEVCIPGS, from the exons ATGGGGTGGA AGTTCGGACGAAAGTCTAGGCGAAATGGCCCTTCGCTGTCCGCTCCCCCCGCGGCCGTGGAACGTCTCTCTCTCCGCGGCAATCCAGAAAAGTTTCTCGGAGGCGTGCCTGCGCGATGCGCTCCGGTTCCCCGCGCCTCCTTCGTGGACCAGATCCGTGCGGGGGGGAATGCGCGCTCGGCCACCTGCAGGCCCCGATCCCGCCGCAGCTCGGGGGCCGTCGCCCGCACCATCTACGCAGCCCCCTGTCCCCAGCGCCCCCAGGCTCATGCAGAAAACCTGGGGAGGCTTCCCGGACCAGCGCCGGCTGCTCGCCTACCTGACGCAGGCCCAGGGCCGCGAGGCGCGTCTGTGGCGGGGTGGCCAACTCCAGGTACCGGTACCCTCGCGGGGCCCACCCGGAATCACGGTCATCCCCCTCCCTCACGCGCGCACCGGACGAGGCCGGGTTCCACGTGCACCCGCGACCAG CAGGCTGAGATTTGCGAAGCCTTCAGAGAAGTTGTGTTGTGGCTCCTGAGAGTTGAGAACATCTTTGACTTCTCTCAGACCACGTTTAACCTGGCTCTCTCCATCTTCAGCCGCCTCATAGTTTCAGTAAAG ATAAAAAAGCATTTACTCCATTGTGTCACAATTACTTCCTTGAGACTTGCTACAAAAGTTAATGAAGAAGAGGAGGTATGCATCCCTGGAAGCTGA